A single window of Lutzomyia longipalpis isolate SR_M1_2022 chromosome 1, ASM2433408v1 DNA harbors:
- the LOC129787404 gene encoding protein AF-10 isoform X1, protein MKEMVGGCCVCSDERGWPENPLVYCDGQNCTVAVHQACYGIVTVPTGPWYCRKCESQERSARVRCELCPSRDGALKKTDNASWAHVVCALYIPEVRFGNVTTMEPIILQLIPAERYAKNCYICQEMGKGSRANVGACMQCNKTGCRMQFHVTCAQALGLLCEEAGNYLDNVKYCGYCQYHYSKLKKGGNVKTIPPYKPITHETGSSDSPSSPEKESEAPAAGGTPAQKPSQPNTATVTASALPTSASSSKQRKSSSASKGAALSNAATSSAIPTAPGSSAGAQQVAPALPGSSTTPPVTGTAGAGASSTGKTSSSSGSSKDKEKHSRSANKVSGSKDKGDSFRDKSSKSSSKGKDDFGASSLGVGHKSSAPGGNVGDKGGVLVSTPSTTTTKSSSIIAPSILQSSKELMSSSKETPGKFTTSNFTESVVVNSESVFGSDSSKGSTSSVSSTVAKKRKADTGKATSEDSNNPACLSFCRDLIKDVSVTLIPLSSVDKLDLSDIKKVRTETATSSPSLQGTHDGNLGNPLMASSATTLAMSKQHMMGTQQPLVVQPATSIIKPPIMKDVGDLGRVQSSVSPFAAVSAPPETTTQSIRVSVPLSTASVAGISLPTSNNNSSSSSSSVGLMSPSTSTATSHGSLFQQALHNRSVEQVGAFGMAAARMGQQQQQQQQQMVGSRASPIVQVPSAHPNVILHQATLERQSPLVQTASASPHLPHTPVMEQSAPPAGSVTTAMQNLSPSMHGQLIASANVAAVHQSDSGMLKITYEKQAQPRVTPTPMQDEPQQLSGRRSSKSRSSKKRPTSASSSSSASACSKNLVKFDSTTECTFSLTNSNAAAAAGLNHGGDLMGGAGMTFGVEPQVAAKAPRAATRAQMSDTPPPHSTSRTPDTSTNFGTASAASATSFGGLKFTYESQPGTSAATTPAGASMVATSTAPAVLLPKDSPPSSPGSEAGGASTRKRSRKQATTTTSQQPPVQQQQQQESKEQLKIFQNGIHVTHMLGNQLNPASSVAQKMSDQLHMEIEAHSVYTAPAMDTSPQLVGPPFPGKQAPYTSSKATASQQGPPSLTTMLGAGSGSSSGSGTTPQSLEQLLERQWEQGSQFLMEQAQHFDIASLLSCLHQLQTENVRLEEHVNNLVARRDHLLAVNARLAIPLSNPNAVTGQVQFNSMNVNGPTEVAVSAAAGRTSRPSASGQPFGVQQPAGQQPPAQPPQATLQQIPVENGVDFRHSAVSAVTITSHQPPSSSNVRHSPVTQPFVAQAAVGGRQSASSSSDPSSRSRLGGPTAGASVFQAQQTTSSYQKLALLQQQQQAHTIRRDDGQVKPS, encoded by the exons ATGAAGGAGATGGTTGGTGGATGTTGTGTCTGTTCCGACGAGAGAGGATGGCCCGAGAATCCCCTCGTGTACTGCGACGGGCAAAATTGCACCGTGGCCGTCCACCAGGCGTGCTATGGCATCGTGACCGTGCCCACGGGCCCGTGGTACTGCCGGAAGTGTGAGAGTCAAGAGAGGAGTGCCCGCGTGCGGTGTGAACTGTGCCCGTCGCGCGATGGGGCGCTCAAGAAGACGGATAATGCGAGTTGGGCGCACGTGGTGTGTGCCCTGTACATCCCGGAAGTTCGCTTCGGGAATGTCACCACGATGGAGCCCATCATTCTGCAGCTGATCCCAGCTGAGCGGTATGCAAAGA ATTGCTACATTTGCCAGGAGATGGGAAAAGGGAGTCGCGCCAATGTGGGCGCGTGCATGCAGTGCAACAAGACGGGATGTCGGATGCAGTTCCACGTGACATGTGCTCAAGCTCTGGGGCTGCTGTGCGAGGAAGCTGGGAATTATCTGGACAATGTCAAGTACTGCGGGTACTGCCAGTACCACTATAGTAAACTC AAGAAGGGGGGCAACGTCAAGACGATCCCACCGTACAAACCCATAACGCACGAAACGGGCTCGAGTGATAGCCCGTCGTCGCCGGAGAAGGAGAGTGAGGCTCCAGCGGCGGGAGGGACGCCGGCTCAGAAGCCATCTCAGCCGAACACTGCCACTGTTACTGCATCAGCACTGCCAACGTCGGCGTCCTCGTCGAAGCAACGGAAATCCAGTTCAGCATCCAAAGGGGCTGCTCTGTCAAATGCTGCAACCTCCTCGGCAATCCCCACGGCACCAGGAAGTTCAGCGGGTGCTCAGCAGGTTGCACCAGCACTCCCAGGATCCAGTACAACGCCTCCTGTGACTGGGACGGCTGGGGCGGGAGCTTCTAGCACGGGCAAGACGAGTTCCTCGAGTGGGAGCTCAAAGGACAAGGAGAAGCACAGCAGGAGTGCAAATAAGGTGTCTGGGAGTAAGGACAAAGGAGATTCATTTCGCGATAAATCCTCCAAGTCATCGTCAAAGGGGAAGGATGATTTTGGGGCAAGTTCCCTCGGGGTGGGGCATAAATCTTCAGCTCCGGGTGGGAATGTGGGTGACAAGGGGGGCGTCCTGGTGTCAACACCGTCAACAACAACGACAAAATCCAGCTCAATAATTGCCCCGTCAATCCTCCAGAGCTCAAAGGAACTCATGAGCTCCTCCAAGGAGACTCCGGGAAAATTCACCACGTCCAACTTCACGGAGAGCGTCGTTGTGAATTCCGAATCAGTATTTGGCAGTGACAGCAGTAAAGGCTCCACGAGCTCTGTGTCCTCGACGGTGGCGAAGAAGCGGAAGGCGGACACGGGGAAGGCAACGAGTGAGGATTCCAACAA TCCCGCGTGTTTATCCTTTTGCAGGGATCTCATCAAGGATGTCTCCGTCACGCTCATTCCACTCAGTTCGGTCGATAAGCTTGATCTGAGCGACATTAAGAAG GTGCGGACAGAGACAGCCACATCGTCGCCCTCACTTCAGGGCACGCATGATGGCAATTTGGGGAATCCGTTGATGGCATCGTCCGCAACAACACTGGCAATGTCGAAGCAGCACATGATGGGCACGCAGCAGCCACTTGTTGTGCAACCGGCAACGTCAATCATCAAGCCGCCCATTATGAAGGATGTGGGCGACCTGGGTAGGGTGCAATCGTCTGTGTCTCCCTTTGCAGCTGTCTCAGCGCCACCGGAGACAACGACGCAGAGTATCAGGGTATCGGTGCCACTGTCAACGGCCTCGGTGGCGGGAATAAGTCTCCCAACAAGCAACAATaactcctcctcctcctcctcctcagtGGGTCTCATGTCGCCCAGCACGAGTACAGCCACGAGCCATGGGAGCCTCTTCCAGCAGGCTCTTCACAATCGTTCAGTTGAGCAGGTTGGAGCATTTGGCATGGCAGCAGCACGAATggggcagcagcagcagcagcagcagcaacagatGGTGGGAAGTCGAGCAAGTCCAATTGTTCAAGTTCCCTCCGCGCATCCCAATGTTATCCTGCATCAGGCCACGCTGGAGCGACAATCACCGCTCGTGCAGACTGCCTCCGCATCGCCACACCTGCCACACACGCCCGTGATGGAGCAGAGTGCCCCACCGGCGGGTTCTGTCACCACTGCCATGCAGAATCTCTCACCCAGCATGCACGGGCAGCTCATTGCGTCCGCCAATGTGGCCGCCGTCCATCAATCCGATAGTGGCATGCTGAAGATTACGTACGAGAAGCAAGCACAGCCTCGTGTCACGCCCACCCCTATGCAGGATGAACCTCAACAGCTCTCCGGACGACGATCGAG TAAGTCACGCTCATCAAAGAAACGTCCAACATcggcatcatcatcatcaagcGCATCGGCGTGTAGCAAGAATTTGGTGAAGTTCGATTCAACAACTGAATGTACTTTTTCACTCACAAATAGTAACGCCGCCGCGGCAGCTGGACTCAATCACGGCGGCGATTTGATGGGTGGCGCGGGGATGACTTTCGGTGTGGAGCCGCAAGTCGCCGCCAAGGCACCCCGGGCGGCGACGCGTGCCCAAATGAGTGACACGCCACCGCCTCATTCTACTTCCAGGACACCCGATACGTCCACAAACTTCGGCACAGCCTCCGCGGCGTCAGCCACGTCCTTTGGGGGGCTCAAGTTTACGTATGAATCCCAACCGGGAACGTCGGCGGCCACAACGCCGGCTGGGGCCAGTATGGTGGCCACATCAACGGCTCCAGCTGTGCTTCTGCCCAAGGATTCCCCACCAAGTAGCCCTGGGTCGGAAGCAGGAGGTGCCTCGACGCGCAAACGGAGCAGGAAGCaggcaacaacaacaacgaGCCAACAACCACCagtgcagcagcagcagcagcaggagTCCAAAGAGCAACTGAAGATATTCCAGAATGGCATCCACGTCACTCATATGCTGGGAAATCAACTCAATCCCGCAAGTAGTGTGGCGCAGAAGATGTCGGATCAGCTGCACATGGAGATTGAGGCGCACAGTGTCTACACAGCACCTGCCATGGATACGAGTCCGCAACTTGTGGGACCACCATTCCCCGGGAAACAAGCCCCGTACACGAGTAGCAAAGCAACAGCCTCACAGCAGGGACCACCGTCGTTGACAACAATGCTGGGAGCGGGATCGGGGTCGTCAAGTGGCTCCGGGACGACGCCGCAGAGTCTCGAGCAACTCCTGGAGCGACAATGGGAGCAAGGATCTCAGTTTCTAATGGAACAAGCGCAGCATTTTGACA TTGCTTCCCTGCTGTCGTGTCTACATCAACTGCAGACGGAGAATGTGAGGCTGGAGGAACATGTGAACAATCTCGTGGCAAGGAGGGATCATCTTCTTGCTGTTAATGCACGATTAGCAATCCCACTCTCTAATCCAAATGCAGTTACTGGACAAG TTCAATTTAATAGCATGAACGTCAATGGACCTACAGAGGTGGCTGTTTCAGCGGCGGCAGGACGAACAAGTCGTCCATCGGCATCGGGGCAGCCGTTTGGGGTGCAACAGCCGGCGGGACAGCAACCACCTGCTCAGCCACCCCAGGCGACACTCCAGCAGATCCCAGTGGAGAATGGAGTTGATTTTCGACATTCAGCCGTATCTGCCGTCACAATAACGTCCCATCAGCCTCCCAGTAGCAGCAATGTGAG GCATTCCCCTGTGACGCAGCCATTTGTAGCCCAAGCTGCCGTTGGTGGACGTCAATCGGCGAGTAGTAGTTCAGATCCATCATCGCGATCGAGATTGGGTGGCCCCACGGCGGGGGCGAGTGTTTTTCAGGCCCAGCAGACCACGTCATCGTATCAG AAACTTGCTTTGTTGCAACAGCAACAGCAGGCGCACACAATTCGACGTGACGATGGTCAGGTGAAGCCCAGCTGA
- the LOC129787404 gene encoding protein AF-10 isoform X4, translating to MKEMVGGCCVCSDERGWPENPLVYCDGQNCTVAVHQACYGIVTVPTGPWYCRKCESQERSARVRCELCPSRDGALKKTDNASWAHVVCALYIPEVRFGNVTTMEPIILQLIPAERYAKNCYICQEMGKGSRANVGACMQCNKTGCRMQFHVTCAQALGLLCEEAGNYLDNVKYCGYCQYHYSKLKKGGNVKTIPPYKPITHETGSSDSPSSPEKESEAPAAGGTPAQKPSQPNTATVTASALPTSASSSKQRKSSSASKGAALSNAATSSAIPTAPGSSAGAQQVAPALPGSSTTPPVTGTAGAGASSTGKTSSSSGSSKDKEKHSRSANKVSGSKDKGDSFRDKSSKSSSKGKDDFGASSLGVGHKSSAPGGNVGDKGGVLVSTPSTTTTKSSSIIAPSILQSSKELMSSSKETPGKFTTSNFTESVVVNSESVFGSDSSKGSTSSVSSTVAKKRKADTGKATSEDSNNPACLSFCRDLIKDVSVTLIPLSSVDKLDLSDIKKVRTETATSSPSLQGTHDGNLGNPLMASSATTLAMSKQHMMGTQQPLVVQPATSIIKPPIMKDVGDLGRVQSSVSPFAAVSAPPETTTQSIRVSVPLSTASVAGISLPTSNNNSSSSSSSVGLMSPSTSTATSHGSLFQQALHNRSVEQVGAFGMAAARMGQQQQQQQQQMVGSRASPIVQVPSAHPNVILHQATLERQSPLVQTASASPHLPHTPVMEQSAPPAGSVTTAMQNLSPSMHGQLIASANVAAVHQSDSGMLKITYEKQAQPRVTPTPMQDEPQQLSGRRSRTPDTSTNFGTASAASATSFGGLKFTYESQPGTSAATTPAGASMVATSTAPAVLLPKDSPPSSPGSEAGGASTRKRSRKQATTTTSQQPPVQQQQQQESKEQLKIFQNGIHVTHMLGNQLNPASSVAQKMSDQLHMEIEAHSVYTAPAMDTSPQLVGPPFPGKQAPYTSSKATASQQGPPSLTTMLGAGSGSSSGSGTTPQSLEQLLERQWEQGSQFLMEQAQHFDIASLLSCLHQLQTENVRLEEHVNNLVARRDHLLAVNARLAIPLSNPNAVTGQVQFNSMNVNGPTEVAVSAAAGRTSRPSASGQPFGVQQPAGQQPPAQPPQATLQQIPVENGVDFRHSAVSAVTITSHQPPSSSNVRHSPVTQPFVAQAAVGGRQSASSSSDPSSRSRLGGPTAGASVFQAQQTTSSYQKLALLQQQQQAHTIRRDDGQVKPS from the exons ATGAAGGAGATGGTTGGTGGATGTTGTGTCTGTTCCGACGAGAGAGGATGGCCCGAGAATCCCCTCGTGTACTGCGACGGGCAAAATTGCACCGTGGCCGTCCACCAGGCGTGCTATGGCATCGTGACCGTGCCCACGGGCCCGTGGTACTGCCGGAAGTGTGAGAGTCAAGAGAGGAGTGCCCGCGTGCGGTGTGAACTGTGCCCGTCGCGCGATGGGGCGCTCAAGAAGACGGATAATGCGAGTTGGGCGCACGTGGTGTGTGCCCTGTACATCCCGGAAGTTCGCTTCGGGAATGTCACCACGATGGAGCCCATCATTCTGCAGCTGATCCCAGCTGAGCGGTATGCAAAGA ATTGCTACATTTGCCAGGAGATGGGAAAAGGGAGTCGCGCCAATGTGGGCGCGTGCATGCAGTGCAACAAGACGGGATGTCGGATGCAGTTCCACGTGACATGTGCTCAAGCTCTGGGGCTGCTGTGCGAGGAAGCTGGGAATTATCTGGACAATGTCAAGTACTGCGGGTACTGCCAGTACCACTATAGTAAACTC AAGAAGGGGGGCAACGTCAAGACGATCCCACCGTACAAACCCATAACGCACGAAACGGGCTCGAGTGATAGCCCGTCGTCGCCGGAGAAGGAGAGTGAGGCTCCAGCGGCGGGAGGGACGCCGGCTCAGAAGCCATCTCAGCCGAACACTGCCACTGTTACTGCATCAGCACTGCCAACGTCGGCGTCCTCGTCGAAGCAACGGAAATCCAGTTCAGCATCCAAAGGGGCTGCTCTGTCAAATGCTGCAACCTCCTCGGCAATCCCCACGGCACCAGGAAGTTCAGCGGGTGCTCAGCAGGTTGCACCAGCACTCCCAGGATCCAGTACAACGCCTCCTGTGACTGGGACGGCTGGGGCGGGAGCTTCTAGCACGGGCAAGACGAGTTCCTCGAGTGGGAGCTCAAAGGACAAGGAGAAGCACAGCAGGAGTGCAAATAAGGTGTCTGGGAGTAAGGACAAAGGAGATTCATTTCGCGATAAATCCTCCAAGTCATCGTCAAAGGGGAAGGATGATTTTGGGGCAAGTTCCCTCGGGGTGGGGCATAAATCTTCAGCTCCGGGTGGGAATGTGGGTGACAAGGGGGGCGTCCTGGTGTCAACACCGTCAACAACAACGACAAAATCCAGCTCAATAATTGCCCCGTCAATCCTCCAGAGCTCAAAGGAACTCATGAGCTCCTCCAAGGAGACTCCGGGAAAATTCACCACGTCCAACTTCACGGAGAGCGTCGTTGTGAATTCCGAATCAGTATTTGGCAGTGACAGCAGTAAAGGCTCCACGAGCTCTGTGTCCTCGACGGTGGCGAAGAAGCGGAAGGCGGACACGGGGAAGGCAACGAGTGAGGATTCCAACAA TCCCGCGTGTTTATCCTTTTGCAGGGATCTCATCAAGGATGTCTCCGTCACGCTCATTCCACTCAGTTCGGTCGATAAGCTTGATCTGAGCGACATTAAGAAG GTGCGGACAGAGACAGCCACATCGTCGCCCTCACTTCAGGGCACGCATGATGGCAATTTGGGGAATCCGTTGATGGCATCGTCCGCAACAACACTGGCAATGTCGAAGCAGCACATGATGGGCACGCAGCAGCCACTTGTTGTGCAACCGGCAACGTCAATCATCAAGCCGCCCATTATGAAGGATGTGGGCGACCTGGGTAGGGTGCAATCGTCTGTGTCTCCCTTTGCAGCTGTCTCAGCGCCACCGGAGACAACGACGCAGAGTATCAGGGTATCGGTGCCACTGTCAACGGCCTCGGTGGCGGGAATAAGTCTCCCAACAAGCAACAATaactcctcctcctcctcctcctcagtGGGTCTCATGTCGCCCAGCACGAGTACAGCCACGAGCCATGGGAGCCTCTTCCAGCAGGCTCTTCACAATCGTTCAGTTGAGCAGGTTGGAGCATTTGGCATGGCAGCAGCACGAATggggcagcagcagcagcagcagcagcaacagatGGTGGGAAGTCGAGCAAGTCCAATTGTTCAAGTTCCCTCCGCGCATCCCAATGTTATCCTGCATCAGGCCACGCTGGAGCGACAATCACCGCTCGTGCAGACTGCCTCCGCATCGCCACACCTGCCACACACGCCCGTGATGGAGCAGAGTGCCCCACCGGCGGGTTCTGTCACCACTGCCATGCAGAATCTCTCACCCAGCATGCACGGGCAGCTCATTGCGTCCGCCAATGTGGCCGCCGTCCATCAATCCGATAGTGGCATGCTGAAGATTACGTACGAGAAGCAAGCACAGCCTCGTGTCACGCCCACCCCTATGCAGGATGAACCTCAACAGCTCTCCGGACGACGATCGAG GACACCCGATACGTCCACAAACTTCGGCACAGCCTCCGCGGCGTCAGCCACGTCCTTTGGGGGGCTCAAGTTTACGTATGAATCCCAACCGGGAACGTCGGCGGCCACAACGCCGGCTGGGGCCAGTATGGTGGCCACATCAACGGCTCCAGCTGTGCTTCTGCCCAAGGATTCCCCACCAAGTAGCCCTGGGTCGGAAGCAGGAGGTGCCTCGACGCGCAAACGGAGCAGGAAGCaggcaacaacaacaacgaGCCAACAACCACCagtgcagcagcagcagcagcaggagTCCAAAGAGCAACTGAAGATATTCCAGAATGGCATCCACGTCACTCATATGCTGGGAAATCAACTCAATCCCGCAAGTAGTGTGGCGCAGAAGATGTCGGATCAGCTGCACATGGAGATTGAGGCGCACAGTGTCTACACAGCACCTGCCATGGATACGAGTCCGCAACTTGTGGGACCACCATTCCCCGGGAAACAAGCCCCGTACACGAGTAGCAAAGCAACAGCCTCACAGCAGGGACCACCGTCGTTGACAACAATGCTGGGAGCGGGATCGGGGTCGTCAAGTGGCTCCGGGACGACGCCGCAGAGTCTCGAGCAACTCCTGGAGCGACAATGGGAGCAAGGATCTCAGTTTCTAATGGAACAAGCGCAGCATTTTGACA TTGCTTCCCTGCTGTCGTGTCTACATCAACTGCAGACGGAGAATGTGAGGCTGGAGGAACATGTGAACAATCTCGTGGCAAGGAGGGATCATCTTCTTGCTGTTAATGCACGATTAGCAATCCCACTCTCTAATCCAAATGCAGTTACTGGACAAG TTCAATTTAATAGCATGAACGTCAATGGACCTACAGAGGTGGCTGTTTCAGCGGCGGCAGGACGAACAAGTCGTCCATCGGCATCGGGGCAGCCGTTTGGGGTGCAACAGCCGGCGGGACAGCAACCACCTGCTCAGCCACCCCAGGCGACACTCCAGCAGATCCCAGTGGAGAATGGAGTTGATTTTCGACATTCAGCCGTATCTGCCGTCACAATAACGTCCCATCAGCCTCCCAGTAGCAGCAATGTGAG GCATTCCCCTGTGACGCAGCCATTTGTAGCCCAAGCTGCCGTTGGTGGACGTCAATCGGCGAGTAGTAGTTCAGATCCATCATCGCGATCGAGATTGGGTGGCCCCACGGCGGGGGCGAGTGTTTTTCAGGCCCAGCAGACCACGTCATCGTATCAG AAACTTGCTTTGTTGCAACAGCAACAGCAGGCGCACACAATTCGACGTGACGATGGTCAGGTGAAGCCCAGCTGA